In Erigeron canadensis isolate Cc75 chromosome 1, C_canadensis_v1, whole genome shotgun sequence, a single window of DNA contains:
- the LOC122585770 gene encoding polyadenylate-binding protein 1, whose product MDQEQEHEVYGADIPDETEMDADIEMSRNDTEGDDNTSSKDLEDMKKRLKEIEEEAGALREMQAKVEKEMGSVQDDSTGASATQAEKEEADARSIYVGNVDYACTPEEVQQHFQSCGTVNRVTILTDKFGQPKGFAYVEFVELEAVQNAILLNESELHGRQLKVAAKRTNVPGMKQFRGRRPNPYFGFNPRRPYMPIPPIYSPYGYGRIPRARRPMRYRPY is encoded by the exons ATGGATCAAGAACAAGAGCATGAAGTTTATGGCGCAGATATACCTGATGAAACTGAAATGGATGCCGATATTGAGATGTCCAGAAACGATACTGAAGGCGATGATAATACTAGCTCCAAG GATTTGGAGGATATGAAGAAGAGACTGAAGGAGATAGAAGAAGAAGCAGGAGCACTTAGAGAAATGCAGGCTAAAGTCGAAAAGGAGATGGGTTCTGTTCAAG ATGATTCTACTGGTGCTTCTGCAACTCAGGCTGAAAAAGAGGAGGCGGATGCCCGTTCTATATATGTTGGTAAT GTGGACTATGCATGTACACCTGAGGAGGTTCAGCAGCATTTTCAATCATGTGGAACTGTAAACAGGGTGACAATATTAACCGACAAATTTGGGCAACCGAAGGGTTTTGCTTATGTGGAATTTGTGGAACTTGAAGCTGTTCAAAATGCTATCCTCTTGAATGAATCAGAGTTGCATGGTCGTCAACTGAAG GTTGCTGCCAAAAGAACCAATGTTCCTGGGATGAAACAGTTTAGAGGGAGGCGTCCCAACCCATATTTCGGTTTTAATCCACGAAGACCTTACATGCCCATCCCACCAATTTACTCTCCATATGGTTATGG AAGGATTCCAAGGGCTAGGAGGCCGATGAGGTACCGACCATATTAA
- the LOC122580441 gene encoding mediator of RNA polymerase II transcription subunit 31 isoform X1 has protein sequence MASGQEIDDSSNNDTSPKKVYKDPDDGQQRFLLELEFVQCLANPTYIHYLAQNRYFEDEAFIGYLKYLQYWQRPEYIKYIMYPHCLYFLELLQNASFRNAMAHPANKELAHRQQFYFWKNYRNNRLKHILPRPLPEPTAAPPSNALPPPIPPTATTTSASSVPVSAPPVHSPMQYGVPPGPPLTKTDPRSGLDRRKRKKDG, from the exons ATGGCTTCGGGTCAAGAAATTGATGACTCTTCCAATAACGACACCTC ACCCAAAAAGGTATACAAGGATCCAGATGATGGACAGCAAAGATTTTTGCTTGAACTTGAATTTGTGCAATGTCTTGCCAATCCAACTTACATTCACT ATTTAGCTCAGAATCGTTATTTTGAAGATGAAGCATTCATTGGGTACTTGAAGTACCTTCAATACTGGCAACGACCAGAATACATAAAATACATTAT GTATCCACATTGTCTTTACTTTCTGGAACTTCTCCAAAATGCAAGTTTCCGCAATGCGATGGCACATCCAGCAAATAAG GAGTTGGCACACAGACAGCAGTTCTATTTTTGGAAGAACTACAGAAATAATCGGCTGAAGCATATATTACCAAGGCCGCTTCCTGAGCCTACAGCTGCACCGCCATCTAATGCACTTCCACCGCCTATACCACCTACAGCCACTACAACGTCTGCTTCTTCTGTTCCCGTATCTGCACCTCCAGTACACTCACCGATGCAATACGGGGTACCTCCTGGTCCGCCTCTAACAAAAACTGACCCAAGGAGTGGGCTCgatagaagaaagagaaa GAAAGACGGATAA
- the LOC122580441 gene encoding mediator of RNA polymerase II transcription subunit 31 isoform X2, translated as MASGQEIDDSSNNDTSPKKVYKDPDDGQQRFLLELEFVQCLANPTYIHYLAQNRYFEDEAFIGYLKYLQYWQRPEYIKYIMYPHCLYFLELLQNASFRNAMAHPANKELAHRQQFYFWKNYRNNRLKHILPRPLPEPTAAPPSNALPPPIPPTATTTSASSVPVSAPPVHSPMQYGERRII; from the exons ATGGCTTCGGGTCAAGAAATTGATGACTCTTCCAATAACGACACCTC ACCCAAAAAGGTATACAAGGATCCAGATGATGGACAGCAAAGATTTTTGCTTGAACTTGAATTTGTGCAATGTCTTGCCAATCCAACTTACATTCACT ATTTAGCTCAGAATCGTTATTTTGAAGATGAAGCATTCATTGGGTACTTGAAGTACCTTCAATACTGGCAACGACCAGAATACATAAAATACATTAT GTATCCACATTGTCTTTACTTTCTGGAACTTCTCCAAAATGCAAGTTTCCGCAATGCGATGGCACATCCAGCAAATAAG GAGTTGGCACACAGACAGCAGTTCTATTTTTGGAAGAACTACAGAAATAATCGGCTGAAGCATATATTACCAAGGCCGCTTCCTGAGCCTACAGCTGCACCGCCATCTAATGCACTTCCACCGCCTATACCACCTACAGCCACTACAACGTCTGCTTCTTCTGTTCCCGTATCTGCACCTCCAGTACACTCACCGATGCAATACGGG GAAAGACGGATAATTTGA
- the LOC122584765 gene encoding glutamate dehydrogenase 2: MNALAATNRNFRHAARLLNLDSKVEKSLLIPFREIKVECTIPKDDGSLASFVGFRVQHDNARGPMKGGIRFHPEVDHDEVNALAQLMTWKTAVVNVPYGGAKGGIGCAPKELSLRELERLTRIFTQKLHDLIGVRTDVPAPDMGTNAQTMAWILDEYSKFHGYSPAVVTGKPIELGGSLGREAATGRGVIFATEALLADHGKSINGLTFAIQGLGNVGSWVARLVHERGGKIVAVSDITGAVKNPNGIDIPSLLEHKEETGSLSSFDGGDSMNAKELLVHECDVLIPCALGGVLTRENAGDVKAKFIIEAANHPTDPEADEILSKKGIVVLPDIYANAGGVTVSYFEWVQNIQGFMWDEEKVNNELKKYMTVAFNDIKNMCQTHECSLRMGAFTLGVNRVARATLLRGWEA; this comes from the exons atgaatgcTTTAGCTGCAACAAACCGTAACTTCCGTCATGCTGCACGTCTTCTCAACTTAGATTCTAAGGTTGAAAAGAGTTTGTTAATTCCTTTCAGAGAAATCAag GTGGAGTGTACTATTCCCAAGGATGATGGAAGTTTAGCGAGTTTCGTCGGATTTCGAGTTCAACACGATAACGCTCGTGGTCCGATGAAAGGCGGAATTCGGTTTCATCCTGAG GTTGACCATGATGAGGTAAACGCTTTGGCTCAACTTATGACATGGAAGACTGCGGTGGTTAATGTTCCTTATGGTGGAGCAAAGGGCGGAATCGGGTGCGCACCTAAGGAATTGAGTTTGAGGGAGCTAGAACGTCTTACTCGGATCTTCACCCAAAAGCTTCATGATCTAATTGGAGTACGTACTGATGTTCCAGCACCAGATATGGGCACCAATGCTCAG ACTATGGCATGGATTTTGGACGAGTACTCAAAATTTCATGGTTACTCTCCAGCTGTTGTCACTGGAAAACCAATA GAGCTTGGTGGATCGCTGGGAAGAGAGGCTGCAACTGGCCGAGGTGTTATTTTTGCAACAGAAGCCTTACTTGCTGACCATGGTAAATCCATCAATGGTTTGACTTTTGCTATCCAG GGCTTGGGAAATGTGGGGTCTTGGGTTGCTAGGTTGGTTCATGAAAGGGGTGGCAAGATTGTTGCGGTAAGTGATATTACTGGAGCTGTGAAGAACCCAAATGGTATTGATATACCATCATTGCTCGAGCATAAAGAAGAAACTGGAAGCTTAAGCAGTTTCGATGGAGGAGACAGCATGAATGCAAAGGAATTGCTTGTTCATGAATGTGATGTACTCATACCATGTGCCTTAGGTGGTGTTCTCACCAG AGAAAATGCAGGAGACGTTAAAGCCAAGTTCATCATAGAAGCTGcaaatcatcctactgatccTGAAGCAGACGAG ATTCTGTCAAAGAAAGGAATCGTAGTACTTCCTGATATATATGCAAATGCTGGAGGTGTGACCGTTAGCTACTTCGAATGGGTTCAG AATATTCAGGGATTTATGTGGGATGAAGAGAAGGTGAATAATGAACTGAAGAAATACATGACAGTTGCTTTCAATGATATCAAGAACATGTGCCAGACACACGAGTGCAGCCTTCGTATGGGAGCATTCACATTGGGAGTGAATCGGGTTGCACGTGCTACTCTTTTAAGAGGATGGGAGGCTTAA
- the LOC122585769 gene encoding pectinesterase 2-like, with translation MVRKRYMFLIVLNTFLILFHPTLSDDKIPIPKDPKQVQKWFKDNVKPLNARKGTLDPELVAAEAKPRVIKVMKKGDGDFTTIKEAVNSIPPKNKQRVIIFIGPGEYPEKIKLERDKKFVTFLGDPKKMPTLVFNGNAATYTTVESGTLTVDGDYFVAANLHIKNSSPRPDGKMKGSQAAAMRIGGDMATFYNVRFYGFQDTFCDDRGRHFFKDCYIEGTADFIFGNAKSLYLNTEIHCISGELQSWITANAREMAESETGYVFVHCPVTGVGQGWFLGRAWKRFSKVVFAYSDLGRLVDPKGWSSSNQPSPKKNLFFAEYKNTGQGSDMVGREKFVKKLTDKEAEPYLRLSYIEASKWLLPPPKLPQH, from the exons ATGGTAAGAAAAAGATATATGTTTCTTATTGTTTTGAACACATTCTTGATCCTTTTTCATCCAACCCTTTCGGACGATAAAATACCAATCCCTAAAGACCCAAAACAAGTGCAAAAGTGGTTTAAGGATAACGTAAAACCATTGAATGCCCGTAAAGGGACCCTTGATCCGGAACTCGTGGCTGCAGAAGCCAAGCCACGGGTCATAAAAGTCATGAAAAAGGGGGATGGTGATTTTACGACGATAAAAGAAGCTGTAAACAGCATTCCTCCTAAAAACAAACAAAGGGTTATTATATTTATCGGGCCAGGGGAATACCCTGAGAAGATTAAGTTGGAGAGGGATAAGAAGTTTGTTACGTTCTTGGGCGATCCAAAGAAAATGCCTACGTTGGTATTTAATGGAAATGCGGCAACTTATACCACCGTTGAAAGCGGAACATTAACAGTTGATGGTGATTATTTCGTTGCTGCTAATCTGCATATTAAG AATTCTAGCCCAAGACCTGATGGTAAAATGAAAGGAAGTCAAGCGGCAGCAATGAGGATTGGAGGGGACATGGCTACGTTTTACAACGTTAGATTTTACGGGTTTCAAGATACCTTCTGTGACGATCGTGGTAGACATTTCTTCAAAGATTGTTATATAGAAGGCACTGCTGATTTCATCTTTGGTAATGCAAAATCTCTCTATCTG AACACAGAGATTCATTGCATTTCAGGAGAACTACAGTCATGGATAACCGCAAATGCTCGAGAAATGGCTGAATCAGAAACCGGGTATGTCTTCGTGCATTGCCCGGTCACTGGGGTGGGACAAGGTTGGTTCTTAGGAAGAGCATGGAAGAGGTTTTCAAAGGTGGTTTTTGCTTACTCGGATTTGGGCCGTCTTGTTGACCCTAAAGGATGGAGCTCTAGCAATCAACCTTCACCTAAAAA GAACCTATTCTTCGCGGAATATAAGAACACAGGGCAAGGTTCTGATATGGTTGGGAGAGAAAAATTTGTGAAGAAACTTACAGATAAAGAAGCAGAGCCCTATCTCAGACTTTCTTATATTGAGGCTTCCAAATGGCTTCTTCCACCTCCCAAACTACCTCAACATTAG